One genomic window of Polyodon spathula isolate WHYD16114869_AA chromosome 8, ASM1765450v1, whole genome shotgun sequence includes the following:
- the LOC121320061 gene encoding zinc finger C3H1 domain-containing protein-like has translation MALNSGNRSPREEGELEDGEISDEDNDENQLLCPDKRPSSSGNSNAGRSSRSCKPPPRPLSPHIGVPGHDCRMNMQFNRGPHPPKSTGHRQKGGPNGPGRPGSGPLCESGPRSSFWERSNSAFDRLGHRGRWSAGRGDRGERGTGRPPPPGRVGFSGSSNRKESPPRKPKTFGRPPLRKPNYSTAKNVNSIEDSFEELLKKYKQIQHELECIRKEERTAFTSKEEPPRKEPAESVSDKQCIAVPSSTEEVDGENVDGAVAQDAQKPFQAFNLKPLRQKLLTPAERDQINKVPGKEEPTLEEIELSLAESSSTAKESVETDLSISYASSKESDDLPEKEVVKDDDDEVSEMQLRLLALQSASKKWQQKEQQVLKESKEKLSKTRLAQQKSKAAVKPHCGKKGSSAGSAAKQAWRKQQLRTWKLQQQKEQEKRQREDEEKRRAEEEEERRKREEEIRKIRDLSNQDEQYNRFMKLVGGKRSSRSKTSDSEHRKSLSKQGTDASGNLYQYDNYDEVAMETDSETNSPVSSPMHNPFVPELPSYFQMAPFPMGLPPHTVTMQSLNEQYLDSLDPMEPPPPLPPLPPDEPEQPPKPPFADEEEEEEMLLREELLKSLASKRPVKSEDTSSNSCPPSPPMTITVQCFPSSNLSAAGINTASHSHSRRTRFVRGPPAPRPLLVLPRHKAVVVQLNNSDDSESDSESSSSSRFVFGGLESMIKEARRTAEASKPKTPSRAEKENQVKTPEALPVDKKIEYRLLKEEIASREQLKIFKSSQSRGSPSPANSDVELDFVGRTVANLQVSEAENKLMKHKNLLMKDEMLLKHLIQQELKKKEILKASESKSAGLKEQLLATEKIVNANKTLLKKLQEQIHRVQHRVSTKRNQALKFEKDLAQAKANAGHGRGKRKSEVNYLLPSKLLRLDPNSPGSPGKQFTELIAQEKKRLQQLESEYALKIQKLKEAQALRSKELSAESVVSTEEELLGFSIPQPSLHDLTQDKLTLDSEENEVEDEVLSPSVRERRRSFRESSAFTKPNLKHTESLSKPAKKTAGEPELFLGLNVDDVQKLYKEGDSLKELLEKSTTPMLALTGTPACGQEVQVDLDTVMAQTVRGDLKPASFGPYHSPLLVFKSYRFSPYFRTKEKLYLSSVSYSNIIEPKKCFCRFDLTGTCNDDDCQWQHMRDCTLSRSQLFQDILSYNLPVVGCSETSTGEEISVATEKYLDKLFGMNKDRMATDPMAVLLVSKINESKSHTPPYTTCKELRKWRPRQRRKPDPDSSSSDEEESKVSVRYDRCSQHSWKVNCALDVCVTPDDVRYFTSETDDISNLEASVVESPRDVQLWIKLAYKYLNQKESTPSECLDSVLNTLARALEDNRENPEVWCHYLNLFAKRGTKDEVQEMCETAVEYAPDYKVWWNFLNLETSFDGKDYVCGRMLQFLLGTAGGDNKSELLSFQLLESLLYRVQLSLITGRHQNALAILQNALKSTDGERSLAEHLLLSDRCLAWLAYIHLIEFNSLPGTLYDPAHTNPGRIVSKEPFSIPWQSLQDVKTDPDMLFALFEDAVHACSDESLSPGERTAACLPIYRNMIVLNQVLDRWEAAVKLCETLLVPCPDCCMLLESLAQLYIKRKETDKAIDVWLGAFRKNPHNAQIFHSTCKFLVLQEKSHTIAPLFQEFVLSFCESTASEQHPINVLRFLLNVPSQYKFKAPCVKQELHNQLSSQIPYMWLIHCLWQTVHASVGDAVDAFERALGTVMQQDVVQKLWLDYLLFTSSKLIGSKTKNRDFKMFTDLVHRCLVTVPTRFIIPLSSADYWTNFEFHNKIISFYLSCLPKSQHSKALERFRYVMPANIDLALRLLQQEWHDGNIQHLKHQARTLTSSAPMCLTIWKIAIAVEKELKELAEARHLYRQALQKLPLCATLWKDQLLFEASEGGKTDNLRKLVAKCQEVGVSLDELLNLSSNRPEGKDH, from the exons ATGGCACTGAATTCGGGCAACCGGTCCCCGAGGGAAGAGGGGGAGCTGGAAGACGGAGAGATCAGCGACGAAGACAACGATGAAAACCAGCTCTTGTGCCCGGACAAGAGGCCCAGTAGCAGTGGTAACAGTAATGCAGGGCGCTCGAGTCGGAGCTGCAAGCCTCCGCCTCGGCCACTTTCTCCACACATTGGGGTACCCGGACATGATTGCCGCATGAATATGCAGTTTAACCGGGGACCCCATCCTCCCAAGTCAACCGGACACAGGCAGAAAGGTGGACCGAACGGACCAGGCAGACCCGGTTCGGGACCGCTTTGTGAGTCTGGTCCCAGGTCTTCGTTCTGGGAGCGCAGCAACAGCGCTTTTGACAGACTCGGGCACCGGGGCCGGTGGAGTGCGGGGAGAGGAGATCggggagagagggggacaggAAGGCCGCCCCCCCCGGGCCGAGTTGGATTTAGTGGGAGTTCAAACAGAAAGGAGTCCCCTCCTAGAAAAC CAAAAACATTTGGGAGACCTCCATTGAGAAAACCAAACTACAGTACagccaaaaatgtaaacagcattgAGGACAGCTTCGAAGAGCTGCTTAAGAAATATAAGCAGATTCAGCATGAGCTGGAATGTATTAGGAAGGAAGAGAGGACAGCCTTTACCTCCAAAGAGGAGCCCCCCCGAAAGGAGCCAGCAGAGTCTGTGAGCGACAAGCAGTGTATTGCAGTACCCAGCAGTACTGAAGAAGTGGATGGAGAAAACGTGGATGGAGCTGTTGCTCAAGATGCCCAGAAACCTTTTCAGGCCTTCAATCTGAAGCCTTTGAGGCAGAAACTTCTGACCCCGGCAGAGCGGGATCAAATTAACAAGGTTCCTGGCAAAGAAGAACCCACGCTAGAAGAAATTGAGTTGAGCCTCGCTGagtccagcagcactgcaaaAG agTCGGTAGAGACAGACCTGAGTATTTCCTATGCAAGCAGCAAAGAGTCAGATGATCTTCCCGAGaag GAGGTCGTTAAAGACGATGACGACGAGGTGTCAGAGATGCAGCTGCGCCTACTCGCCCTGCAGTCTGCCAGCAAGAAGTGGCAGCAGAAAGAGCAGCAGGTGCTCAAAGAGAGCAAAGAAAAACTGAGCAAAACCAGACTGGCGCAGCAAAAGAGCAAAGCAGCCGTCAAACCCCACTGTGGCAAGAAAGGCAGCAGCGCAG gtTCAGCTGCAAAACAGGCGTGGCGGAAGCAGCAATTGCGGACGTGGAAGCTGCAGCAACAGAAGGAGCAGGAGAAGCGGCAGAGAGAGGACGAGGAGAAGAGACGGgcggaagaggaggaggagcgcAGGAAACGGGAAGAGGAGATCCGCAAAATTCGAGACCTTTCCAACCAGGATGAGCAGTACAACCGCTTCATGAAGCTTGTCGGAGGGAAAAGGAGTTCGAGAAGCAAG ACTTCAGACTCGGAGCACAGGAAATCTCTGAGTAAACAAGGCACTGATGCTTCCGGAAACCTCTACCAGTATGACAATTATGACGAGGTTGCGATGGAAACAGACAGCGAAACCAATTCACCAG tatcttcccCCATGCATAACCCATTCGTACCTGAATTACCATCGTATTTTCAAATGGCTCCCTTCCCTATGGGTTTGCCTCCACATACAGTG ACCATGCAGTCCTTGAATGAGCAGTACTTGGACAGTCTGGATCCAATGGAGCCCCCTCCGCCACTACCCCCTCTCCCCCCGGACGAGCCAGAACAACCTCCCAAACCCCCATTCGccgatgaagaggaggaggaagagatgCTGCTCCGAGAGGAGCTTCTTAAGTCTTTAGCTAGCAAACGGCCTGTCAAGTCAGAG GACACATCCAGCAATAGctgtccaccctcgcctccaatgacgatcacagtgcagtgttttcCGAGCAGTAATTTATCAGCTGCCGGTATAAATACTGCTTCTCATTCACATTCACGGCGTACCAGGTTTGTTCGAGGACCTCCAGCCCCACGGCCCCTATTGGTG cttcCCAGGCACAAAGCAGTGGTTGTGCAGCTGAACAATTCTGACGACAGCGAGTCTGACAGTGAATCGTCCAGCTCATCCAGATTTGTCTTTGGGGGTCTTGAGTCGATGATTAAGGAAGCAAGGAGAACAGCAGAG GCATCCAAACCAAAAACTCCATCAAGAGCAGAGAAAGAAAACCAAGTAAAAACACCTGAGGCACTACCAGTTGACAAAAAGATTGAATATAGGCTGCTGAAAGAAGAAATTGCAAG tcgAGAGCAGCTGAAGATATTCAAGTCTAGCCAGTCCAGGGGCAGCCCCTCTCCTGCCAACTCTGATGTGGAATTGGATTTTGTTGGAAGAACTGTGGCCAACTTGCAGGTCTCGGAGGCTGAAAACAAACTGATGAAGCACAA AAATCTTCTGATGAAGGATGAAATGCTTCTGAAGCACCTTATCCAGCAGGAGCTGAAGAAGAAGGAAATACTCAAGGCGTCTGAATCCAAGTCTGCTGGGCTCAAGGAGCAGTTGCTGGCAACTGAAAAGATTGTTAATGCCAACAAAACGCTTCTGAAGAAACTTCAAGAACAG ATCCACAGAGTACAGCATCGAGTATCTACAAAGAGAAATCAAGCTTTGAAATTTGAAAAAGATCTTGCTCAAGCCAAAGCAAATGCTGGTCATGGACGAGGCAAGCGCAAAAGTGAAGTGAATTACCTGCTG CCAAGTAAGCTTCTCCGACTGGACCCCAATTCCCCAGGAAGCCCCGGGAAGCAGTTCACAGAGCTGATTGCCCAGGAGAAGAAACGTCTGCAGCAACTCGAGTCTGAGTACGCCCTCAAGATCCAGAAACTTAAGGAGGCACAAGCCCTGAGGAGCAAGGAGCTGTCTGCTGAGAGCGTGGTCAGCACAGAGGAGGAGCTCCTGGGGTTCAGCATCCCACAGCCCTCTCTCCACGACCTCACCCAGGACAAGCTGACCCTGGACAGCGAGGAGAACGAGGTGGAGGACGAGGTGCTGTCCCCCTCGGTCAGGGAGCGGAGGCGCTCCTTCAGGGAGTCCAGCGCCTTCACCAAGCCCAACCTCAAGCACACAGAGAGCCTCAGCAAACCGGCGAAAAAGACAGCAGGGGAGCCGGAACTGTTCCTGGGATTGAACGTGGATGATGTGCAGAAACTCTACAAGGAAGGGGACAGCTTGAAGGAGCTGCTCGAGAAAAGCACCACCCCTATGCTGGCATTGACGGGCACGCCAGCTTGCGGACAG GAGGTTCAGGTGGATTTGGATACAGTGATGGCTCAAACAGTACGTGGGGACCTGAAGCCAGCCTCATTTGGACCCTATCATAGCCCTCTCCTTGTTTTCAAATCATATAG gtTTAGCCCATATTTCCGTACCAAGGAGAAGCTATACCTCAGTTCAGTTTCGTACAGCAATATCATTGAGCCAAAAAAGTGTTTCTGTCGGTTTGATTTGACTGGCACATGCAACGACGATGACTGTCAGTG GCAACACATGAGGGACTGCACTTTAAGTAGAAGCCAGTTGTTTCAGGATATTCTTTCCTATAACTTACCTGTGGTTGGCTGTTCAGAAACCAGCACTGGCGAGGAAATCAGTGTTGCAACAG aaaaatacCTTGACAAGCTGTTTGGTATGAACAAAGATCGAATGGCAACAGACCCAATGGCTGTTCTGCTTGTGAGCAAAATAAACGAAAGCAAGAGCCACA CCCCACCTTATACAACTTGCAAAGAGTTAAGGAAATGGAGACCACGACAGCGGAGAAAACCTGAcccagacagcagcagcagtgatgaaGAAGAAAGCAAAGTATCAGTCAGATATG ATCGGTGTTCACAGCATTCTTGGAAAGTCAACTGTGCCCTTGATGTGTGCGTAACTCCCGATGATGTCAGATACTTCACAAGTGAAACGGACGACATCTCCAACTTGGAAGCAAGTGTGGTGGAAAGTCCTAGAGATGTCCAGCTATGGATAAAACTGGCGTACAAGTACCTCAATCAAAAAGAGAG TACGCCGTCGGAATGTTTGGATTCTGTCTTGAATACTTTGGCTAGAGCACTTGAAGACAACAGAGAGAATCCCGAAGTTTGGTGTCACTACCTCAATCTTTTCGCCAAGAGAGGGACAAAGGATGAAGTGCAAGAAATGTGTGAGACAGCAGTGGAGTACGCTCCTGACTACAAAGTGTGGTGGAAC TTCCTGAACTTGGAGACGTCGTTTGATGGCAAGGACTATGTCTGTGGTAGGATGTTGCAGTTCCTACTTGGGACAGCAGGGGGAGACAACAAATCGGAGCTGCTGTCATTTCAGTTGTTGGAGTCGCTGCTTTACCGAGTGCAGCTCAGCCTGATCACTGGCAGACATCAGAACGCACTAGCCATCCTGCAG AATGCATTAAAATCAACTGATGGTGAAAGAAGCCTCGCAGAACACCTTCTCCTCAGTGATCGCTGCCTGGCCTGGTTGGCTTATATACATCTCATTGAATTTAATAGCCTTCCTGGTACACTGTATGATCCAGCTCACACCAATCCTGGAAGGATAGTTAGTAAGGAGCCCTTCTCAATCCCATGGCAGTCGCTGCAAGATGTAAAGACAGATCCTGACATGCTGTTTGCTTTGTTTGAAG ATGCTGTACATGCATGTAGTGATGAGAGCCTTTCACCTGGTGAGAGaactgctgcctgcctgcctataTATAGAAATATGATTGTGTTGAATCAGGTTTTGGACAG ATGGGAGGCAGCTGTCAAGCTTTGTGAGACTCTGTTAGTGCCTTGTCCTGACTGTTGCATGCTGCTGGAATCTCTGGCACagctatatataaaaagaaaggaaacggATAAAGCCATTGATGTGTGGCTTGGTGCTTTCAGGAAGAATCCTCACAATGCCCAGATCTTTCATTCTACCTGCAAGTTCCTTGTGTTGCAG GAAAAATCACATACCATAGCCCCGCTATTTCAGGAATTTGTTCTGTCTTTCTGTGAAAGTACAGCGAGTGAGCAGCATCCTATAAATGTACTGCG atTTCTTCTAAATGTCCCATCACAGTATAAATTCAAAGCCCCTTGTGTTAAACAAGAACTGCATAATCAGCTTAGCAGCCAGATTCCCTACATGTGGCTCATCCACTG TTTGTGGCAGACTGTTCATGCCAGTGTGGGAGATGCAGTGGATGCTTTTGAGAGGGCTTTGGGCACAGTGATGCAGCAAGATGTAGTGCAGAAACTTTGGCTGGA TTATCTCCTTTTTACTAGTAGTAAACTCATTGGATCCAAAACTAAGAACCGAGACTTCAAAATGTTTACAGATCTCGTGCATAGATGCCTGGTGACAGTCCCCACGAGATTTATTATTCCTTTAAGCTCGGCAGATTACTGGACCAACTTTGAGTTTCACAATAAG ATCATATCCTTCTATCTGAGCTGCCTTCCTAAGTCTCAACATTCCAAGGCTCTGGAAAGATTCAGATACGTCATGCCAGCTAATATTGACCTGGCACTAAG gCTGCTCCAGCAGGAATGGCATGATGGGAACATTCAGCATCTGAAACACCAAGCCAGAACTCTGACCAGCAGCGCCCCAATGTGTTTGACCATCTGGAAAAT TGCCATTGCTGTTGAGAAAGAGCTGAAGGAGCTGGCAGAG GCCCGTCACCTTTATCGACAAGCTCTCCAGAAGCTACCTCTTTGTGCTACACTATGGAAAGAT caACTCCTGTTTGAAGCTTCGGAAGGAGGTAAAACAGATAACCTGAGAAAGCTTGTTGCCAAATGCCAAGAGGTTGGAGTCAGTCTAGACGAGCTCCTAAATTTAAGCTCAAACAGACCAGAGGGAAAGGATCACTGA